The Anguilla anguilla isolate fAngAng1 chromosome 4, fAngAng1.pri, whole genome shotgun sequence genome has a window encoding:
- the arl8 gene encoding ADP-ribosylation factor-like 8, with translation MGLIFAKLWGFFCNQEHKVIIVGLDNAGKTTILYQFLMNEVVHTSPTIGSNVEEIVVKNTHFLMWDIGGQESLRSSWNTYYSNTEFIILVVDSTDRERLVISKEELYRMLAHEDLRKAAVLIFANKQDMKDCMSAAEISKYLTLSSIKDHPWHIQSCCALTGEGLCQGLEWMTSRAGLR, from the exons ATGGGTCTGATATTCGCCAAACTCTGGGGGTTCTTTTGTAACCAAG AGCACAAGGTGATCATTGTTGGACTGGACAATGCTGGAAAGACCACAATACTTTATCAGTT tttgatGAACGAGGTTGTCCACACGTCGCCTACGATAGGAAGCAACGTGGAGGAGATTGTGGTGAAGAACACGCACTTCCTCATGTGGGACATCGGGGGCCAGGAGTCTCTCCGGTCCTCCTGGAACACGTATTACTCCAACACAGAG TTCATCATCTTGGTGGTGGACAGCACGGACAGGGAGAGACTGGTCATCTCCAAGGAGGAGCTGTACAGGATGCTGGCCCACGAG GATCTGCGGAAGGCAGCTGTGTTGATATTTGCGAACAAGCAGGATATGAAAGACTGCATGTCCGCTGCTGAAATCTCCAAATACCTCACCCTGAGCTCCATAAAGGACCACCCCTGGCACATCCAGTCCTGCTGCGCCCTGACAGGGGAGGG ACTGTGCCAAGGCTTGGAGTGGATGACATCACGCGCCGGACTGAgataa